The Paramagnetospirillum magnetotacticum MS-1 genome includes a window with the following:
- a CDS encoding flavodoxin family protein has translation MTSIAIVFHSGYGHTKVVAEAVAAGAALVAGTQVHLVAAEEAEAKADLLNGADAIIFGSPTYMGAVLAKFKEFMEWSSKTWYGRGWIDKLAAGFTVSASQNGDKLAVLQQLSVFAAQHGMIWVGLDLLPGNNNSKGSVEDLNRLGSFLGAMAQANADQGPEGVTNADKKTATHLGKRVAEAAARWKK, from the coding sequence ATGACATCCATCGCCATCGTTTTTCATTCGGGATATGGCCACACCAAGGTGGTGGCCGAGGCCGTCGCCGCCGGTGCCGCTTTGGTCGCGGGGACGCAGGTCCATCTGGTCGCCGCCGAGGAGGCGGAGGCCAAGGCCGATCTGCTGAACGGCGCCGACGCCATCATCTTCGGCTCGCCGACCTATATGGGCGCCGTCTTGGCCAAGTTCAAAGAGTTCATGGAATGGAGCTCCAAGACCTGGTACGGCCGGGGCTGGATCGACAAGCTGGCGGCTGGTTTCACCGTCTCGGCCAGCCAAAACGGTGACAAGCTGGCGGTTCTTCAGCAATTGTCGGTCTTCGCCGCCCAGCACGGCATGATCTGGGTCGGTCTCGACCTGCTGCCCGGCAACAACAATTCCAAGGGCAGCGTCGAGGATCTGAACCGCCTGGGCAGCTTCCTGGGGGCCATGGCCCAGGCCAATGCAGACCAAGGGCCAGAAGGCGTCACAAACGCCGACAAGAAGACCGCCACCCATCTGGGCAAGCGCGTCGCCGAGGCGGCCGCGCGGTGGAAGAAATAG
- a CDS encoding bifunctional folylpolyglutamate synthase/dihydrofolate synthase: MIDSILDRLTRLHPKVIDLSLERVLRLLDALGNPQDKLAPVIHVAGTNGKGSTVATLRALFEAAGMRAHVYTSPHLVRFAERIRIAGTLPTDPELLALLEEVEAANGGNPITFFEITTAAAFLAFARHPAEVCILETGLGGRLDATNVVDRPALTVLTPIAMDHESFLGGRIEAIAAEKAGIMKRGVACMVAKQGRKAAKVLDARSTELGVPLIKEGEHFFARTAPDGGLFYRGPSVEWSLPAPALAGAFQYRNTALALACIERLSRTQAPPVFPDFPQGALSLGIRSVEWPARLQRLTKGPLVDLLPQGWEVWLDGGHNPHAAEAIAQHARSWRDKPLMGVFGILSTKDVDGYLEPLAARFHTLRTISIPGEAASLSAEDAAHAATRHFCLDAKPSPSVEAAIAELVSASTDPARILICGSLYLAGTVLAENGWAVRF, translated from the coding sequence ATGATCGACAGTATTCTCGACCGCCTGACCCGGCTGCATCCCAAAGTCATCGACCTGTCGTTGGAGCGCGTGCTGCGCCTGCTGGACGCCCTGGGCAATCCCCAGGACAAGCTGGCGCCGGTGATCCATGTGGCGGGAACCAACGGCAAAGGCTCTACGGTGGCGACCTTGCGCGCCCTGTTCGAGGCGGCTGGGATGCGGGCCCATGTCTACACCTCGCCCCATCTGGTGCGCTTTGCCGAGCGCATCCGCATCGCAGGCACGCTGCCCACCGATCCGGAGCTTCTGGCCCTGTTGGAAGAGGTCGAGGCGGCCAATGGCGGCAATCCCATCACCTTCTTCGAGATCACCACCGCCGCCGCCTTCCTGGCCTTCGCCAGGCATCCCGCGGAGGTCTGCATCCTGGAGACTGGCCTGGGCGGGCGGCTGGATGCCACCAATGTGGTGGACCGCCCGGCGCTGACCGTGCTGACCCCCATCGCCATGGACCACGAAAGTTTCTTAGGCGGCCGCATCGAGGCCATCGCCGCCGAAAAGGCGGGCATCATGAAGCGCGGGGTGGCCTGCATGGTCGCCAAGCAGGGGCGAAAGGCGGCCAAGGTGCTGGATGCCCGTTCCACCGAACTGGGCGTGCCGCTGATCAAGGAGGGCGAGCACTTCTTCGCCCGCACCGCTCCCGATGGCGGGCTTTTCTATCGCGGCCCCTCGGTGGAATGGAGCCTGCCCGCCCCCGCCCTGGCCGGAGCCTTTCAGTACCGCAACACCGCCCTGGCCCTGGCCTGTATCGAGCGCCTGTCGCGCACCCAGGCGCCCCCGGTCTTTCCCGACTTTCCCCAAGGCGCCCTGAGCCTTGGCATCCGGTCGGTGGAATGGCCCGCGCGGCTGCAACGCCTGACCAAGGGACCGCTGGTGGATCTGCTGCCCCAGGGCTGGGAAGTGTGGCTGGACGGCGGGCACAACCCCCATGCCGCCGAAGCCATCGCCCAGCACGCCCGTTCCTGGCGGGACAAGCCCCTGATGGGCGTATTCGGCATTCTGTCCACCAAGGATGTGGACGGCTATCTGGAACCCCTGGCGGCCCGTTTTCATACCCTGCGCACCATCAGTATTCCGGGCGAGGCGGCAAGCCTGTCCGCCGAGGACGCTGCCCATGCGGCGACCCGGCATTTCTGCCTGGACGCCAAGCCCTCGCCCTCGGTGGAAGCCGCCATCGCCGAACTGGTCTCGGCCAGCACCGACCCGGCCCGCATCCTGATCTGCGGCTCGCTGTATCTGGCGGGCACGGTGCTGGCCGAGAACGGTTGGGCCGTCCGCTTTTAG
- a CDS encoding sensor histidine kinase, with protein sequence MRPDDKVILPLVLPPLLLVAAAVLCGAAVRIVPPGQVFENPAAYLAVHSGLELVSIAVSLMVFSLGWAVRHSDRSQRNLILGLAAMSASAIDIFHTLSYAGMPDLITPSGPEKAINLWLLGRLAMAAGLLLAILTSEHKLSGMNRRAWLGAVGVLTAGLIVVGVAHPDWFPRTFIPGSGLTPFKIVAEYVLSAAYTGAASLLYLRYRRTGDRNELKLAAAAWILALAGVLLTLYGDVGDFFNLAGHVGKALAYLLIYSALFVSGIKAPYAALAKEQALLRTLMDSVPDLIFFKDSQSRYLGYNRAFATYCGKPESEMIGKSDHEFAPAEVAEFYRAKDRDAMAAGRPSTNEEWIDYPDGRHVLLETVKAPIYDAKGSLLGMVGVSRDITDRKSAEESLRRAHYDLEMVTAVAAHDLQEPARTIVSFLQLLQLRYGDKLGEDAAQYIAYAIDGAHRMRDQLAGLLEYTMIDRGSATFPPTDTEAVLIDALDALKPKIDETKAVVSHGALPVVNADPGQIRVLFQHLIANAIKFHHEGRKPDISVTAARSDGAWEFSIADNGIGIDEAYWDKIFVVFQRLHSLQRYEGTGIGLAICRKIVERHGGRIRVVSAPDQGSTFTFTLPDRA encoded by the coding sequence ATGCGTCCGGACGATAAGGTCATTCTGCCTCTGGTCCTGCCGCCGCTTCTGCTGGTGGCGGCCGCGGTGCTTTGCGGCGCGGCCGTGCGAATCGTCCCGCCGGGGCAGGTCTTTGAAAATCCGGCAGCCTATCTGGCGGTTCATTCCGGCCTCGAGCTGGTCAGCATCGCCGTGTCGCTGATGGTGTTCTCGCTCGGCTGGGCGGTTCGCCACTCCGACCGCAGTCAGAGAAATCTGATCCTGGGGCTGGCCGCCATGTCGGCTTCAGCCATCGACATCTTCCACACCCTCTCCTATGCCGGGATGCCGGACCTGATCACCCCCAGCGGCCCGGAAAAGGCCATCAATCTTTGGCTTCTCGGTCGTCTCGCCATGGCCGCGGGCCTTCTTTTGGCCATTCTCACCTCCGAGCACAAGTTAAGCGGCATGAACCGGCGGGCATGGCTGGGCGCGGTCGGCGTGCTGACTGCGGGACTGATCGTCGTTGGAGTCGCCCACCCCGACTGGTTCCCGCGGACCTTCATTCCCGGCAGCGGTCTTACCCCCTTCAAGATCGTCGCGGAATACGTTCTATCGGCCGCCTATACGGGTGCCGCCAGCCTCTTGTATCTGCGTTACCGCCGCACCGGCGACCGCAATGAACTGAAATTGGCCGCCGCCGCCTGGATTTTGGCCCTGGCCGGTGTCTTGCTGACCCTTTACGGCGATGTGGGCGATTTCTTCAATCTGGCCGGGCATGTGGGCAAGGCGCTGGCCTATCTGCTGATCTACAGCGCGCTGTTCGTCTCAGGCATCAAGGCGCCTTATGCGGCCCTGGCCAAGGAACAGGCCTTGCTGCGCACCTTGATGGATTCGGTTCCCGACCTGATCTTCTTCAAGGATTCGCAGTCGCGCTATCTTGGCTATAACCGGGCCTTTGCCACCTATTGCGGCAAACCGGAATCCGAGATGATCGGCAAGAGCGACCACGAATTCGCCCCCGCCGAGGTCGCCGAATTCTACCGCGCCAAGGACCGCGATGCCATGGCCGCCGGGCGCCCGTCCACCAACGAGGAGTGGATCGACTATCCCGACGGGCGCCACGTCCTGCTGGAAACCGTCAAGGCCCCCATTTACGATGCCAAGGGAAGCTTGCTGGGCATGGTGGGCGTCAGCCGCGACATCACTGACCGCAAATCCGCCGAGGAAAGTCTGCGCCGCGCCCATTACGATCTGGAAATGGTCACCGCCGTCGCCGCCCACGATCTGCAGGAGCCGGCCCGGACCATCGTCAGCTTCCTGCAACTGCTGCAGCTGCGCTATGGCGACAAGCTGGGCGAGGACGCCGCCCAGTATATCGCCTATGCCATCGATGGCGCCCACCGCATGCGCGACCAGTTGGCCGGTCTGCTGGAATACACCATGATCGACCGGGGGTCGGCCACCTTCCCGCCGACGGATACCGAGGCTGTGCTGATAGACGCGCTCGATGCCCTGAAGCCCAAGATCGACGAAACCAAGGCCGTGGTCAGCCACGGCGCCCTGCCCGTGGTCAACGCCGATCCGGGGCAGATCCGGGTTCTGTTCCAGCACCTGATCGCCAATGCCATCAAGTTCCACCATGAAGGCCGCAAGCCCGACATCAGCGTGACGGCGGCGCGAAGCGACGGAGCCTGGGAATTCTCCATCGCCGATAACGGCATCGGCATCGACGAAGCCTATTGGGACAAGATCTTCGTGGTGTTCCAGCGCCTTCATTCCCTCCAGCGCTATGAGGGGACGGGGATTGGCCTTGCCATCTGCCGCAAGATCGTGGAACGTCACGGCGGCCGCATCCGGGTGGTGTCCGCCCCCGACCAGGGCAGCACCTTCACCTTCACCCTGCCGGATCGCGCCTGA
- the accD gene encoding acetyl-CoA carboxylase, carboxyltransferase subunit beta — MNWLTNLNETRRSLKERLVGLVAPKEVPDNLWLKCPGCGHMIFHRDLEKSLNVCQHCGHHLRLSVKKRLGMLFDDGQFQRIELPKVADDPLKFKDQKRYTDRLKDTRSKTGETDAIVVAHGRMGGMNVVAACFNFDFQGGSMGVAVGEGIVAAAELAVLQDAPLIVIPASGGARMQEGILSLMQMARTTVAVDKVKEKRLPYIVLLTDPTTGGVSASFAMLGDIAIAEPGAVIGFAGARVIESTIREKLPEGFQKAEYLLEHGMVDMVVPRRDLRATMIRILSLLRNRGAAGDLLSLPIDIPDAVDQD, encoded by the coding sequence ATGAATTGGCTGACCAACCTCAACGAGACCCGCCGCTCGCTCAAGGAGCGCCTGGTCGGACTGGTAGCGCCCAAGGAGGTGCCCGACAATCTGTGGCTCAAATGCCCGGGTTGCGGTCATATGATCTTCCACCGCGACCTGGAGAAGTCCCTGAACGTTTGCCAGCATTGCGGCCATCACCTGCGGCTTTCGGTTAAGAAGCGCCTCGGCATGCTGTTCGATGACGGCCAGTTCCAGCGCATCGAACTGCCCAAGGTCGCCGACGACCCGCTGAAGTTCAAGGACCAGAAGCGCTATACCGACCGGCTCAAGGACACCCGCTCCAAGACCGGCGAAACCGACGCCATCGTGGTGGCCCACGGCCGCATGGGCGGCATGAATGTGGTGGCCGCCTGCTTCAACTTCGACTTCCAGGGCGGCTCCATGGGCGTCGCGGTGGGCGAGGGTATCGTGGCGGCGGCTGAACTGGCCGTGCTGCAGGATGCGCCGCTGATCGTCATTCCCGCCTCGGGCGGCGCCCGCATGCAGGAAGGCATCCTGTCCCTGATGCAGATGGCCCGCACCACCGTGGCGGTGGACAAGGTCAAGGAAAAGCGGTTGCCCTATATCGTGCTGCTGACCGACCCCACCACCGGCGGCGTCTCGGCCAGCTTCGCCATGCTGGGTGACATCGCCATCGCCGAGCCCGGCGCGGTGATCGGCTTCGCAGGCGCCCGCGTCATCGAGAGCACCATCCGCGAAAAGCTGCCCGAGGGCTTCCAGAAGGCGGAATACCTGCTGGAGCACGGCATGGTCGACATGGTGGTGCCGCGCCGCGACCTGCGCGCCACCATGATTCGCATCCTGTCCCTGCTGCGCAATCGCGGGGCGGCGGGCGATCTGCTATCGCTGCCCATCGATATCCCGGATGCGGTGGATCAGGACTGA
- the trpA gene encoding tryptophan synthase subunit alpha, with protein sequence MSRLEQRFAKLKAENRAALVTFITAGDPDRATSQALLDGMPAAGADIIELGMPFTDPMADGPVIELAAGRALKAGGSLKQTLEMVEVFRKTDSETPIILMGYYNPVYAWGAEKFSADAARAGVDGLIIVDLPPEEADELVPHLRRSGIDFIVLTTPTSDDARLPVVLSNASGFVYYVSIAGITGTASAAQSAIDDAVARIRRHTDLPVCVGFGIKAPAQAAQVARVADGAVVGSAIVSVLADNIGKPSAVSAPLALVKDLAEGVRGARK encoded by the coding sequence ATGAGCAGGCTTGAACAGCGCTTCGCCAAGCTGAAGGCCGAGAACCGCGCCGCCCTGGTGACCTTCATCACGGCGGGCGACCCCGACCGCGCCACCAGCCAGGCCTTGCTGGACGGCATGCCTGCGGCGGGCGCCGACATCATTGAGCTGGGCATGCCCTTCACCGATCCCATGGCCGACGGCCCGGTGATCGAACTGGCGGCAGGCCGGGCGCTGAAGGCTGGCGGCTCGTTGAAACAAACCCTGGAGATGGTCGAGGTCTTCCGCAAGACGGATTCTGAGACTCCCATCATCCTCATGGGCTACTACAACCCCGTCTATGCCTGGGGCGCGGAAAAGTTCTCCGCCGACGCCGCCCGGGCCGGAGTGGACGGGCTGATCATCGTCGACCTGCCGCCCGAGGAGGCCGACGAACTGGTGCCCCATCTGCGCCGGTCCGGCATCGACTTCATCGTGCTGACCACGCCCACCAGCGACGACGCCCGCCTGCCCGTGGTGCTGTCCAACGCCTCGGGCTTCGTTTACTACGTGTCCATCGCGGGCATCACCGGCACGGCTTCGGCGGCCCAATCGGCCATCGACGACGCGGTCGCCCGCATCCGCCGCCACACGGATCTGCCAGTCTGTGTCGGCTTCGGCATCAAGGCCCCCGCCCAGGCGGCCCAGGTGGCGCGCGTCGCCGACGGCGCCGTGGTGGGTTCCGCCATCGTCTCGGTTCTGGCCGACAATATCGGCAAGCCTTCCGCCGTCTCCGCCCCCCTGGCCCTGGTCAAGGACCTGGCCGAGGGCGTGCGGGGCGCGCGCAAGTAG
- the trpB gene encoding tryptophan synthase subunit beta — protein sequence MQSLNTYRAGPDERGHFGIFGGRYVAETLMPLILQVEAAYAAAKADPAFQAEFRSLLAQYVGRPNPLYFARRLTEAFGGAKVFLKREDLNHTGAHKINNCIGQILLARRMGKQRIIAETGAGQHGVATATVCALFGMKCVIYMGATDIERQMPNVYRMKLLGAEVKPVTSGAATLKDAMNDALRDWVSNVSDTYYLIGTVAGPHPYPAMVRDFQSVIGEEVRAQIMAAEGRLPDSLVACIGGGSNAMGLFHPFLDDKSVRIIGVEAAGHGLDKLHAASLTGGKPGVLHGNRTYLLQDSDGQIAEAHSISAGLDYPGIGPEHAWLHESGRVEYVSVKDDEAVVAFQQCTRLEGIIPALESSHAIAYASKIAPTLPKDHLMVINLSGRGDKDVSTIAKALGDEHLGGLV from the coding sequence ATGCAAAGCCTGAACACCTATCGCGCCGGTCCCGATGAGCGCGGCCATTTCGGCATCTTTGGCGGCCGCTATGTGGCCGAGACCCTGATGCCGCTCATTCTCCAGGTTGAGGCGGCCTATGCGGCGGCCAAGGCCGATCCCGCCTTCCAGGCCGAGTTCCGTTCGCTGCTGGCCCAGTATGTGGGCCGCCCCAATCCGCTGTATTTCGCGCGCCGCCTGACTGAAGCCTTCGGCGGCGCCAAGGTGTTCTTGAAGCGCGAAGACCTCAACCACACCGGCGCCCACAAGATCAACAACTGCATCGGCCAGATCCTGCTGGCCCGGCGCATGGGCAAGCAGCGCATCATCGCCGAGACCGGAGCCGGTCAGCACGGCGTGGCCACCGCCACCGTCTGCGCCCTGTTCGGCATGAAATGCGTCATCTATATGGGCGCCACCGATATCGAACGGCAGATGCCCAACGTCTATCGCATGAAGCTCTTAGGCGCCGAGGTCAAGCCGGTGACCAGCGGCGCGGCGACCCTGAAGGACGCCATGAACGATGCGCTCCGCGACTGGGTCTCCAATGTCTCCGATACCTATTACCTGATCGGCACGGTGGCCGGGCCGCACCCCTATCCGGCCATGGTCCGCGATTTCCAGTCGGTGATCGGCGAGGAAGTGCGCGCCCAGATCATGGCCGCCGAAGGCCGCCTGCCCGATTCCCTGGTGGCCTGTATCGGGGGCGGTTCCAACGCCATGGGCCTGTTCCACCCCTTCCTCGATGACAAGAGCGTACGCATCATCGGCGTCGAGGCGGCCGGTCACGGCCTGGACAAGCTGCACGCCGCCAGCCTTACCGGCGGCAAGCCGGGCGTTCTGCACGGCAACCGCACCTATCTTCTGCAAGATTCCGACGGCCAGATCGCCGAGGCCCATTCCATCTCGGCGGGCCTGGACTATCCCGGCATCGGGCCGGAACATGCCTGGCTGCATGAAAGTGGCCGGGTGGAATACGTCTCGGTCAAGGATGACGAGGCCGTCGTCGCCTTCCAGCAATGCACCCGCCTGGAAGGCATCATCCCGGCGCTGGAATCCAGCCACGCCATCGCCTATGCCTCCAAGATCGCCCCCACCCTGCCCAAGGATCACCTGATGGTGATCAATCTGTCGGGACGCGGCGACAAGGATGTCAGCACCATCGCCAAGGCGCTGGGCGACGAGCATCTGGGGGGGTTAGTCTGA
- a CDS encoding GGDEF domain-containing protein encodes MPAQIMDSQVLDQLTIALQPVVGIHSGVCHGYEALLRGTEAAGYDSIADFFDSCHEAGRLAEIELILRDKALAAFATLPHHPQAKLFLNIDNRVLSIEGDPARRTRAIAERHGISESSVVFEISERHPLDTGLDAVATFRHFKRQGFRLAIDDFGTGFSGLQLLYYSEPDYLKIDRFFVADIAADAKKRVFLAHIVTIAHLLGAVVVAEGVETEREFRICKEIGCDMVQGWLIQRPTLSWTELQTHYPEIERLARLDRRDAGSDQRIIADQIARPEPLSIDAPMEKVFERFRSDKSASFFPVVDGSGVPVGIVRDQELKDYTYSPFGRELMANKSYGRSLKGFTVHCPVADINTKAEQILEAYSAVERSEGILIVDDSRYVGFLSADSLLRVINEKNLAMARDQNPLTRLPGNAVILSWVCQALEDRAEPYLLAYFDFDNFKPFNDKYGFRLGDRAILLFGELLTKEMAAAGGFAGHIGGDDFFAGFKGEAAAQAEATCRRLIEDFARDVESFYDDDTRRQGHIIGQDRMGNTVRFSLMTISCVAVHLAAGREARSSDDISRLLAAHKKQAKQDPDHLCVVGLTH; translated from the coding sequence ATGCCAGCCCAAATCATGGATTCCCAGGTCCTGGACCAGCTGACCATCGCGCTGCAACCGGTGGTCGGCATCCATTCGGGCGTCTGCCATGGCTATGAGGCGCTGCTGCGCGGCACCGAGGCGGCGGGATACGACTCCATCGCGGACTTCTTTGATTCCTGCCACGAGGCCGGGCGGCTGGCCGAGATCGAACTGATTCTGCGCGACAAGGCCCTGGCGGCCTTCGCCACATTGCCTCACCACCCTCAGGCCAAGCTGTTCCTCAACATCGACAACCGCGTCCTGAGTATCGAGGGCGATCCGGCGCGGCGCACGCGGGCCATCGCCGAACGCCACGGCATTTCCGAATCCTCGGTGGTGTTCGAGATTTCCGAACGCCACCCCCTGGATACCGGCTTGGACGCGGTGGCCACCTTCCGCCACTTCAAACGCCAGGGGTTCCGGCTGGCCATCGACGATTTCGGCACCGGCTTTTCCGGGCTGCAACTGCTGTACTATTCCGAACCCGATTACCTGAAGATCGACCGCTTCTTCGTGGCCGACATCGCCGCCGACGCCAAGAAGCGGGTCTTCCTGGCCCATATCGTCACCATCGCCCATCTGCTGGGCGCCGTGGTGGTGGCGGAAGGGGTAGAGACCGAGCGGGAGTTCCGCATCTGCAAGGAAATCGGCTGCGACATGGTCCAGGGCTGGCTGATCCAGCGCCCGACCCTCTCGTGGACGGAACTGCAGACCCACTACCCCGAGATCGAACGTCTGGCCCGCCTGGACCGCCGCGACGCGGGAAGCGACCAGCGCATCATCGCCGACCAGATCGCCAGACCCGAACCGTTAAGCATCGACGCCCCCATGGAAAAGGTGTTCGAGCGGTTCCGCAGCGATAAATCGGCCTCGTTCTTTCCCGTGGTCGACGGGTCCGGCGTCCCGGTGGGAATCGTGCGCGACCAGGAACTGAAGGACTACACCTATTCGCCTTTCGGCCGGGAGCTGATGGCCAACAAGAGCTATGGGCGCTCCCTCAAGGGCTTCACCGTCCATTGTCCCGTGGCCGACATAAACACCAAGGCCGAACAGATCCTGGAGGCCTATTCGGCGGTGGAGCGGTCCGAAGGCATCCTGATCGTCGATGATTCGCGCTATGTGGGCTTTCTGTCCGCCGATTCCCTGCTGCGCGTCATCAACGAGAAGAACCTGGCCATGGCGCGCGACCAGAACCCGCTGACCCGGCTTCCCGGCAATGCCGTCATCCTGTCCTGGGTCTGCCAGGCCCTGGAGGATCGCGCCGAACCTTATCTGCTGGCCTATTTCGACTTCGACAATTTCAAACCGTTCAACGACAAATACGGGTTTCGGCTGGGCGACCGCGCCATCTTGCTGTTCGGCGAATTGCTGACCAAGGAAATGGCGGCGGCGGGCGGATTTGCCGGTCATATCGGCGGCGACGATTTTTTCGCCGGGTTCAAGGGCGAAGCGGCGGCCCAGGCGGAAGCAACCTGCCGCCGCCTGATCGAGGATTTCGCCCGTGACGTGGAAAGCTTCTACGACGACGACACCCGCCGACAGGGTCATATCATCGGCCAGGACCGGATGGGCAATACGGTCCGCTTTTCCCTGATGACCATCAGCTGCGTCGCGGTGCATCTGGCGGCGGGACGCGAGGCCAGATCCTCCGACGACATCTCGCGCCTGCTGGCCGCCCACAAGAAGCAGGCCAAGCAGGACCCCGACCATCTGTGCGTGGTCGGCCTGACCCACTGA
- a CDS encoding PAS domain-containing protein — MSGKTIQPSGRERTFAEDEIIVSKTDTKGRMTYVNDVFLSVSGFTEAEVIGQPHSMIRHPDMPRCVFKLLWDTIASGKELFAYVVNLAKTGEHYWVLAHVTPDFGPDGQIVGYHSNRRVPRRDALAKIQPLYQSLLKIEEASADRKQGMEAAFAALVDQLKREGKPYAEFVLGL; from the coding sequence ATGAGCGGTAAAACTATTCAGCCCTCCGGGCGGGAGCGGACTTTTGCTGAAGACGAGATCATCGTCAGCAAGACCGATACCAAGGGCCGGATGACCTATGTCAACGACGTGTTCCTTTCGGTCTCGGGCTTCACAGAGGCGGAAGTCATCGGCCAGCCGCACAGCATGATCCGGCATCCCGACATGCCGCGCTGCGTGTTCAAGCTGTTGTGGGACACTATCGCGTCGGGCAAGGAGCTGTTCGCCTATGTGGTCAACCTGGCCAAGACCGGCGAGCATTACTGGGTTCTTGCCCACGTCACCCCGGATTTCGGCCCCGACGGCCAGATCGTCGGCTACCACTCCAACCGCCGCGTGCCGCGTCGCGACGCGCTTGCCAAGATTCAGCCCCTGTATCAGAGCCTGCTGAAGATCGAGGAGGCCAGCGCCGACCGCAAGCAGGGCATGGAGGCGGCTTTTGCCGCCCTGGTCGATCAGTTGAAGCGCGAAGGAAAGCCCTATGCAGAATTTGTCCTCGGTCTCTAA
- a CDS encoding methyl-accepting chemotaxis protein, which produces MQNLSSVSKATRACQITLGLCAAFALVALLLQNWVAAGFAVVTAVSAWMPLGYLSRTHVSVEKAVKVCQAAASGNLGVRIMDIRGTGNLALMLRSINRLLDLTEAYCRESQAAMEHANQRQYFRKIIQTGLRGDFARYAGVINASLDLMKSRDAEALTFAEQNVRILVQEVSSASTQLRQSSDRLMNNATQTVEQAMTSAAAAEEASVNVQSVAGAAEELAASFGEINMQTTRATAISSEAMVTAQRTDETVRDLGTAAEKIGSVLSLIQDIASQTNLLALNATIEAARAGEAGKGFAVVANEVKTLANQTARATEEISAHVSQIQLASQGAAVAIREIAQIVGTIQETSTAVAGAVEEQNAVTMEISRNVQEAATGTASVSEAVAYVKDTAETTDKEARDISAAAASLAARADDLEAQISGFIAKIKGQAA; this is translated from the coding sequence ATGCAGAATTTGTCCTCGGTCTCTAAGGCCACGCGGGCGTGCCAGATCACCCTCGGACTCTGCGCCGCCTTCGCTCTTGTCGCCCTTCTGCTGCAGAATTGGGTGGCCGCCGGTTTCGCCGTGGTGACCGCCGTGTCGGCCTGGATGCCGCTGGGCTATCTCAGCCGTACCCATGTCAGCGTCGAAAAGGCGGTGAAGGTCTGCCAGGCCGCCGCTTCAGGCAATCTGGGCGTGCGCATCATGGACATCCGCGGCACCGGCAATCTGGCCCTGATGCTGCGCTCCATCAATCGTCTGCTGGATCTGACCGAGGCCTATTGCCGCGAATCCCAGGCGGCCATGGAACACGCCAACCAGCGCCAGTATTTCCGTAAGATCATCCAGACCGGCCTGCGTGGCGATTTCGCCCGCTATGCTGGCGTCATCAACGCGTCTCTGGACCTGATGAAGAGCCGCGACGCCGAAGCCCTGACCTTCGCCGAGCAGAATGTGCGCATTCTGGTCCAGGAGGTGTCGTCCGCCTCCACCCAGTTGCGTCAAAGCTCGGACCGCCTGATGAACAACGCCACCCAGACGGTGGAGCAGGCCATGACCTCGGCTGCCGCCGCGGAGGAGGCTTCGGTCAATGTCCAGTCGGTGGCTGGCGCCGCCGAGGAGCTTGCCGCTTCGTTCGGCGAGATCAACATGCAGACCACGCGGGCCACCGCCATTTCGTCCGAGGCCATGGTGACCGCCCAGCGCACTGACGAGACGGTGCGCGATCTGGGCACGGCGGCGGAAAAGATCGGCTCCGTCCTGTCGCTGATTCAGGATATCGCGTCGCAGACCAACCTGCTGGCCCTCAACGCCACCATCGAGGCGGCCCGTGCGGGCGAGGCGGGCAAGGGCTTCGCCGTGGTCGCCAACGAGGTCAAGACCCTGGCCAACCAGACGGCGCGGGCCACCGAGGAAATCTCGGCCCATGTCAGTCAGATCCAGTTGGCCTCCCAGGGGGCCGCCGTGGCCATCCGCGAGATTGCCCAGATCGTCGGCACCATCCAGGAGACCTCCACCGCCGTGGCCGGTGCCGTGGAAGAGCAGAACGCGGTGACCATGGAAATCTCGCGCAATGTCCAGGAAGCCGCCACCGGCACCGCTTCGGTGTCGGAAGCGGTGGCCTATGTGAAGGATACTGCCGAGACCACCGACAAAGAGGCCCGCGACATCTCCGCCGCCGCCGCCAGTCTGGCGGCGCGCGCCGACGACCTGGAAGCCCAGATCAGCGGCTTCATCGCCAAGATCAAGGGGCAGGCCGCCTGA